The Procambarus clarkii isolate CNS0578487 chromosome 37, FALCON_Pclarkii_2.0, whole genome shotgun sequence nucleotide sequence GAGGATGATGACGGTGAAGGTGAAGCTGAGTGCTGGAGGATGATGACGGTGAAGGTGAGTGCTGGAGGATGATGACGGTGAAGGTGAGTGTTGGAGGATGATGACGGTGAAGGTGAGTGCTGGAGGATGATGACGGTGAAGGTGAAGGTGAGAGCTGGAGGATGATGACGGTGAAGGTGAAGCTGAGGGCTGGAGGATGATGACGGTGAAGGTGAGTGCTGGAGGATGATGACGGTGAAGGTGAAGCTGAGTGCTGGAGGATGATGACGGTGAAGGTGAGTGCTGGAGGATGATGACGGTGAAGGTGAGTGCTGGAGGATGATGACGGTGAAGGTGAGTACTTGAGGATGATGACGGTGAAGGTGAAGGTGAGTGCTGAAGGATGATGACGGTGAAGGTGAAGGTGAGTGCTGGAGGATGATGACGGTGAAGGTGAAGGTGAGTGCTGGAGGATGATGACGGTGAAGGTGAGTGCTGGAGGATGATGACGGTGAAGGTGAGTGCTGAAGGATGATGACGGTGAAGGTGAAGGTGAGTGCTGAAGGATGATGACGGTGAAGGTGAAGGTGAGTGCTGGAGGATGATGAAGGTGAAGGTGAGTGCTGGAGGATGATGACGGTGAAGGTGAGTGCTGGAGGATGATGACGGTGAAGGTGAGTGCTGGAGGATGATGACGGTGAAGGCGAGTGCTGGAGGATGATGACGGTGAAGGTTAAGATGAGTGCTGGAGGATGACGGGGCAAGGTGAGTGTACCGACCTCTTTGTATTGGTTCTGGAAGCATTTTTTGCGTGTTGCCGAGTGAGGGTTCTCGGCGCACgctttcctggtgtgtgtgtgacgtgtgtgaggTCCTgtgttattgtgcatcccatactcctcctctccttccctctctcccaccctctccaTCTTTCTCCCCTCTCCATATTTCATACTTCTcgtccctttccatctctctctctctctctctctctctctctctctctctctctctctctctctctctctctctctctctctctctctctctctctctctctttttccctatTTAAATATCCTCCATTCTCCTTCTCACTCTTCAAACATACCCCTCTCTCTTCTcttatctttccttctctctctctctatctctacctgcctctatctgtctgtctctctttgtgtgtTGTTGTAAGTCCGTCTCTGCTTTTCAATTTGTCTTCTTCTTGCTCTCTCGTTGCCCTGGGCGACCCGGTCTCTGCACTTGTCGCTCTTTGGTCTTTTGTAATCCTAATTAGTTTATCGCCCAGTTCTCAGGAACTTCAGTCCACCTTTACCCCGCGACCAAGGGTTGCCAAGCCAATCGGAACAAAACTGTAGCAATGTGCAAGACCTCTGTATCAAGTGACTTGCTGGGTTACCCTGAAAGCAGCTTCGCCAGCTCTATCAATTGCTCTGTATTGAAGGTATAGGTACTGACCAGTGTGAAGGCACGTGTGTAGTCCCACATCActagcttaccatccttccagggGAAGCATGGCGACCCCGTCCGAACACTTCTGAGTGCCGCTGGAGCTGTATAGGTGCTGTTATCTATGTGCCGGGCAGCggactgtggcgaggctcctcttgatgacgccATAGATTTCTTAAGGTCTTGCCCCCTATGATTTACAGCATATGACTGTGATGGCTGTATTGATCTGCCTAATTCTTTTCCATAGCTACACCTGTGTATGGTGAGGACAGGGACGGCAAGACGAAGGGCTACACCAATACGATGAGTGTCGTGATTAAGGAGATTTCCCAGAGTTGAGTTGAGTACGGCAGATTATAAATTCCCTGCATAGGGTGTGCATTTTCCACTAGGAGGCGGTCTTTGTTCTCGCAAATGCATTTTCGAGCATTATTTACGTAAACTTTTCCCTTATGGGACTCTCCTAGTGAGCTTGTCTGTGATCTTTTGGCGCTGGTGGTCGGGGCGAGGGGTGGGTGTGCCAGCTAGTGTGTATCCCACTAACTGGCTCCTTCGGTAACCTCTACATCGTGAGCTCCTTCCGGGTCCCTCATGTGCTCTGTCAGGATCTTCACTACTAATTAGCAGGCAGCGATgtacgaggataagaatgctggtagTGCTACCTCTGTTGCATTGCGCATGCTTACTGCACATGTATAAGTCTGACTGTTGTGTTGCTTGATCCCACTCTTGTCTAAGACTAGGTTGAATGCCTTCCTGAATATATTTACTCACACGAGTCGAGGAAATATAAGGACATGCTCGTACCCTGTGCAAGTAGTACGAGCATGTCCAACAAGAGGAATGCTCTGAAAGAAGGTTTGGAAGCCACCACGAGCCACAACTTTAAAGCCAGTTTCGGCAAAGAATTCAAACGTCAGAATAGTTAGAATATTAACGCAACATGTAAACCACGGCTTgtacggaaggggggggggggagcggggcaTTAAGAGCTAAACATCTGTCCCTCGAAGACACGTATAGGTATGAACTGTTAGGTGAGGTAATAACAGTATATATGGAGTCAGTCTCTGGATGACCATACTGCCTCAGCATTATCGTAGTCTAGGTTATAATGCTTCCATACAGACTCCTTAATTTAACATTTTACTCAAACATGTATAATGATAATATACTATGAAATGTATAAATAGATACAAGTCGATGATTGCCTTCCAAAAAATCTAAAAATATTTGTTTTTACTTCAGCAGAGGGAACGTTTCAATAACACTGGGAAAATAGTGACGGGAACTCCAAGCAGGACAGATTGTTGCGTCTCACAGTCAAGGACACGATCAGACAATGACAACAAATCATTTTGCTGTTGTTGGTTGAAGGTATTTCCCACAATTTGTCCAATTTGTATATAACCTCCTGGAGCCGAGAGTCCGTCACCACTGTCCTCAGCAAGAGTCTAACATGCAGACAACACTCACAGTGAGCGCCCTGCTCCTAGCAGTGGTGACAGGCAGCCCCCTCCAGGGCTCGTCGCTGCAgctcaccaacacaccaacacaagaTACCAATCTGGCGCCAATTTACACGTCGGACGAGGAGCTTGATCCATATTTGGTGCATGACGAGGGACGAGAACCGTCCCTAAACTCTGGTGAAGATAGTTTGAGTCATGAACGAAGAAAGCGACAGACCACAGTATCCGGATCCGCCAACACTGAACACCTGGGTGGTGGGTAAGTGGACTCTCCTCACAGCATAATATATTATACTTGTGTAACGAATTGCTAATAAAAACCTTAGAGGAAGAGTTGTGTAAATGTTATAAAAAAGGCAGAGAGGTGTAATAAGACTAACATGTGTAGTGTTCTATGTGTTGCAAGGCTCAGGGGACTATAATATGTAGTGTGTTCTCTGTATTGCACGGGTCTGGGGACTGTGATATATGAAGTGTTGCATGTGTTGCAGGGCTCGGCGAGACAGCGCTAGCATCAACTTGGGTCACACCTTCGACAAACACACAATCCAAGGCGGCCTCAGTGTTGACCGCACCAAAGTTCCCGGGTAAGACAACCATATTCCACTGTTTATCATTGTTATTGTAAACTGTTGGTACACTttggctcagtattttaactcaaAGTTGAAATATATAAACAGTAAAATGTACAAATTAAGATTCGTTAATATAGCACAGTTTTTATATTTTGATAAATATTCATCTATATATAGATCATATAAACAAATATTTAGTACAATAAATTATACAGTAGCACAGATAATGTAGTAATCTGTATACCATGATGCAGCCTTGGGAGCGAGAGGAACGTGGGAGCCAATTTGGGTTACGAGTTCAAGCCCAACAAACAGACCTCCATCACCGCCGGTTTTCAACACTCCCGGGGTGGAGGCGGCAGGTAGGCCTCTCTTCCAGCTGTTCTCGTCACACTTCGCTGTTAACACCTGTTACACCCTTCAGTCTAAACACCTGCTACACCCTTCACTGTAAACATGTGCAATTTGCCCCAGTACAACATCCGTCAGTGTCATTACTATAGATCCTGTCATGTATTGATATACAGTTTGTAAGTGGCATATAGTCTTCCTTTCCACGTAAGATTATATTTGATGTTTTCTGCTAAAAGTTTGTCTCGTGAAGAACCTTCATTAATTAATATTTCTCTCTTAAATGTTACAACAAAACTTTATTTCCAACAGGTCCAACAGTTTTGGACTTGGTTTCAGTCACACGTTCGGCCGGAAGAGGAGAGCCACAGAGAACTTGTAAATAACGTCTTATGAAGAAGTGAAAGTTGAGTGTGTTCTTGAGATGCCAGCGTTCCTCTCCAGTATTACTAGAGGGCCTCCAGAGACCCACGTCTAACTAGTCCTGTCAATGCCTCTCATAGGCCTACTTAGGCCTGGAAGCAATTGGTACTGTGGGTGAGAGGGAATTCCTCGTCCAGGGATTCGAATCCTACTCTGCATTAATAATTTTGGATATGTTGTATTAAGGCATTACGAACTTTAGTTTGATTATGACTTTAGTATTGATATTGTCTCTTATTTTATTTTTCTTCAATAAATGAATAATTGAATTCAAAAGTGTCTATTTTTGTTTCAAAAAAGAGCACTAAGTTAGTCTTTCTTCAtaattagcaaaaataaaattttgtgtattttttatttaaaatacttacaaaaatacaaatattttgGGTAACAAATAACTTTTGTGAAAAAATTACAGATTACTACGAGGTAAACCATCTGTAATAATGCTCAAACTTACACTTTATACTGACACTAAACTGATGCAAACCTGAATTATGCTCAGGGGTAAAGTATACTTTCTCGGTAAACTATCGTATCGGGCTTAATAACAAAAAAGGCACACTTGTAGTTAGTTTTTTATTTACATTTTGCAATCCTTCAGATAGAATAGAGCAGCAGCCGTATAgtgttgtgtatacctaagcctgttaataataaaaaagagTCAATCaacttcccgacccttcaccatcttctctaacttatttatttatttatttgtatatatacaagaaagtacattggtatggtgaggatacacaatgctctctagagtggagtactgctgcacaatgacagcccctttcaaagctggagaaattgctgacctggagagcgtgcagagatcctttactgctagaatccactcagtaaaacatctaaactattggtaccgactaaagagcctaaatctgtactcccttgagcgcaggcgggagagatacataataatttacacgtggaaaatattagaggggctggtcccaaacctgcacacagaaataacatcacatgagaccagaagacatggcaggatgtgcagaatacccccgttgaaaagcggaggtgcgacaggtactctgagagaactctatcaacatcagaggcccgagactgttcaacacgcttccgctacacataaggggcataactggccgacccctcagtgttcaagagagaactatcaacatcagaggcccgagactgttcaacacgcttccgctacacataaggggcataactggccgacccctcagtgttcaagagagaactatcaacatcacag carries:
- the LOC123765980 gene encoding uncharacterized protein — translated: MQTTLTVSALLLAVVTGSPLQGSSLQLTNTPTQDTNLAPIYTSDEELDPYLVHDEGREPSLNSGEDSLSHERRKRQTTVSGSANTEHLGGGARRDSASINLGHTFDKHTIQGGLSVDRTKVPGLGSERNVGANLGYEFKPNKQTSITAGFQHSRGGGGRSNSFGLGFSHTFGRKRRATENL